A DNA window from Loxodonta africana isolate mLoxAfr1 chromosome 7, mLoxAfr1.hap2, whole genome shotgun sequence contains the following coding sequences:
- the SIK2 gene encoding serine/threonine-protein kinase SIK2 isoform X4: MNIKIADFGFGNFFKSGELLATWCGSPPYAAPEVFEGQQYEGPQLDIWSMGVVLYVLVCGALPFDGPTLPVLRQRVLEGRFRIPYFMSEDCEHLIRRMLVLDPSKRLTIAQIKEHKWMLVEVPVQRPVLYPQGQENEPSIGDFNEQVLRLMHSLGIDQQKTIESLQNKSYNHFAAIYYLLVERLKSHRSSFPVEQRLDARQRRPSTIAEQTVAKAQTVGLPVTIHSPNMRLMRSTLLSQASNVEAFSFPASGCQAEAAFMEEECVDTPKVNGCLLDPVPPVLVRKGCQSLPSNMMETSIDEGLETEGEVEEDPSHAFEAFQSTRSGQRRHTLSEVTNQLVVMPGSGKIFSMSDNPSLDSVDSEYDMGSVQRDLNFLEDNPSLKDIMLANQRSPHMTSPFISLRPANPAMQALSSQKREAHNRSPVSFREGRRASDTSLTQGIVAFRQHLQNLARTKGILELNKVQLLYEQIGSEADPNLASAAPQLQDLAGICPQVGALGSSHNGSEEVSQQQEGVSGLPDSLHPQLARRQSLETQYLQHRLQKPSLLSKTQNTCPLYCKEPPRSLEQQLQEHRLQQKRLFLQKQSQLQAYFNQMQIAESSYPQPSQQLPLPHQESPAPPQPPPPPFSLAQPLRPVLEPSPEQMQYNPFLRQYPEMQLQPLPSAPGPRAPPPQLQRPPPPPPPPPPQQPRAAPPPLPFSYQTCELPRATSPEPDYPTRQYAMDGARPSGAAVPDCPGSSGLQETPPGYGPLALSELPGLFDCEMLEAVDPQHSGYVLVN, encoded by the exons ATTTCGGTTTTGGAAATTTCTTTAAAAGTGGTGAACTGCTGGCAACATGGTGTGGGAGCCCCCCTTATGCAGCCCCAGAAGTCTTTGAAGGGCAGCAGTATGAAGGACCACAGCTGGATATTTGG AGCATGGGAGTTGTTCTTTATGTCCTTGTCTGTGGAGCTCTGCCTTTTGATGGACCGACTCTTCCAGTTTTGAGGCAGAGGGTTCTGGAAGGAAGATTTCGGATTCCGTATTTCATGTCAGAAG ATTGTGAGCACCTCATTCGCAGGATGTTGGTCCTAGACCCATCCAAGCGGCTAACCATAGCTCAAATCAAGGAGCACAAATGGATGCTGGTAGAAGTTCCGGTACAGAGACCTGTTCTCTACCCACAAGGGCAAGAAAATGAGCCATCCATTGGGGACTTTAATGAGCAGGTTCTGCGACTGATGCACAGCCTTGGAATAGATCAACAGAAAACCATTGAG TCTTTACAGAACAAGAGCTATAACCACTTTGCTGCCATTTATTACCTGTTGGTGGAGCGCCTGAAGTCACATAGGAGCAGTTTTCCTGTGGAGCAGAGACTTGACGCCCGCCAGCGTCGGCCCAGCACCATTGCTGAACAAACAGTTGCCAAG GCACAAACTGTGGGACTCCCAGTGACCATACATTCACCGAACATGAGACTGATGCGGTCTACCCTCCTCTCACAGGCGTCCAATGTAGAGGCCTTTTCATTCCCAGCCTCTGGCTGTCAGGCAGAGGCAGCGTTTATGGAAGAAGAGTGTGTTGATACTCCAAAG gtaaatggctgcttgcttgaCCCCGTGCCTCCCGTCCTGGTGAGGAAAGGATGCCAGTCATTGCCCAGCAACATGATGGAGACCTCCATTGATGAAGGGCTGGAGACAGAAGGAGAGGTCGAAGAAGACCCCAGCCACGCCTTCGAAGCCTTTCAGTCCACACGCAGTGGGCAGAGACGGCATACTCTGTCAGAAGTAACCAATCAGCTGGTTGTGATGCCTGGCTCAG GGAAAATTTTCTCCATGAGTGACAACCCCTCACTTGACAGTGTGGACTCTGAGTATGATATGGGGTCTGTTCAGAGGGACCTGAACTTTCTGGAGGACAACCCTTCCCTTAAGGACATCATGTTAGCCAATCAGCGCTCACCCCACATGACATCTCCCTTCATAAGCCTGAGACCTGCCAACCCAGCCATGCAGGCACTGAGCTCCCAGAAACGAGAGGCCCACAACAGGTCACCAGTAAGCTTCCGAGAGGGCCGCCGGGCATCAGATACCTCCCTTACCCAAG GAATTGTAGCGTTTAGACAACATCTTCAGAATCTGGCTAGAACCAAAGGAATCCTAGAGTTGAACAAAGTGCAGTTGCTATATGAACAAATAGGATCCGAGGCCGACCCTAACTTggcatcagctgctcctcagctCCAAGACCTTGCTGGCATCTGCCCTCAGGTGGGTGCCCTGGGCTCTTCACACAATGGCTCT GAGGAAGTTTCTCAACAGCAGGAAGGTGTCTCTGGTCTCCCTGACAGCTTGCATCCTCAGCTTGCCCGGCGGCAAAGCCTGGAAACCCAGTACCTGCAGCACAGACTCCAG AAGCCCAGCCTTCTGTCAAAGACCCAGAACACCTGTCCGCTTTATTGTAAAGAGCCACCCCGGAGCCTTGAACAGCAGCTGCAGGAACACAG GCTCCAACAGAAACGACTCTTCCTCCAAAAGCAGTCTCAGCTGCAGGCGTATTTTAACCAGATGCAGATAGCAGAGAGCTCCTACCCACAGCCCAGTCAGCAGCTACCCCTTCCCCACCAGGAGAGCCCCGCACCTCcacagccgccgccgccgccattcAGCTTGGCCCAGCCCCTGCGCCCTGTCCTGGAGCCTTCTCCTGAGCAGATGCAATACAACCCTTTCCTCAGGCAGTACCCGGAGATGCAGCTGCAGCCCCTGCCCTCTGCGCCAGGCCCCCGTGCGCCGCCACCACAGCTGCAGCGGCCGCCACCGccacctcccccgcccccaccacagCAGCCCAGGGCCGCCCCGCCGCCCTTACCGTTCTCGTATCAGACTTGTGAGCTGCCAAGGGCCACTTCCCCTGAGCCAGACTACCCCACTCGTCAGTACGCCATGGACGGAGCCCGGCCGAGTGGCGCAGCAGTGCCAGACTGCCCCGGAAGCTCAGGACTGCAGGAGACGCCCCCTGGCTACGGCCCTTTAGCCCTCTCTGAGCTACCTGGACTCTTTGATTGTGAAATGCTGGAGGCTGTGGACCCACAGCACAGCGGCTATGTCCTGGTGAATTAA